One Nyctibius grandis isolate bNycGra1 chromosome 26, bNycGra1.pri, whole genome shotgun sequence DNA window includes the following coding sequences:
- the LOC137673929 gene encoding histo-blood group ABO system transferase 1-like — MGITKLHGLAILVTAGITGAIWYHHPFSSASDQESTFSSEEGILLKTDLNETSPMLPRRQDVLVLTPWLAPIVWEDTFNRDILNAQYTQKNLVTGVVTFAVKKYVQFIEGFMSSANKYFLAGHQVNFYLFTDNPEQISHLQMAPENHLFVIPVRNYSQWQDISMSRMDIISRYIQSQFQYEVDYLYSIDIDVQLFEHIGVEIIDALVGTISSWQYTAHRESKSYETRTESQAAIPKGEGDFYYTASFYGGSVAEVYKLTRACFKGIVKDRENGIEARWHDESHLNKYFLYHKPTRLLSPEYCWEEELSRPRTIQVKRMCSVRKDGKK; from the exons ATGGGAATCACAAAATTACATGGACTGGCTATTCTAGTGACAGCAGGAATCACTGGAGCGATCTG GTACCATCACCCTTTCTCCTCAGCCAGTGACCAAGAATCCACATTCTCCTCTGAAGAGGGCATATTACT AAAGACAGACTTAAATGAAACATCTCCAATGCTTCCACG GAGGCAGGATGTACTGGTGTTGACACCTTGGTTGGCTCCAATTGTCTGGGAAGACACATTCAATAGAGACATCCTGAATGCCCAATATACGCAGAAGAACCTGGTCACTGGAGTGGTCActtttgctgttaaaaa ATATGTCCAGTTCATAGAAGGGTTCATGAGCTCTGCCAACAAGTACTTCCTTGCTGGGCACCAGGTGAATTTCTACTTGTTCACAGACAATCCTGAGCAGATCTCTCACCTTCAGATGGCCCCTGAGAATCACCTCTTTGTCATTCCCGTCCGGAATTACTCACAGTGGCAGGATATCTCCATGAGCCGTATGGATATCATCAGCAGATATATTCAGAGCCAATTCCAGTATGAGGTTGACTATCTCTACTCCATAGACATTGACGTCCAGCTATTTGAACACATTGGAGTGGAGATCATTGATGCACTGGTGGGGACCATCAGCTCCTGGCAGTACACTGCACATCGTGAGAGCAAATCATATGAGACACGCACTGAGTCACAAGCTGCTATCCCTAAGGGAGAAGGAGACTTCTATTATACAGCAAGCTTCTATGGGGGAAGTGTGGCTGAGGTCTACAAATTGACTAGAGCCTGTTTTAAAGGGATTGTGAAGGACAGAGAAAACGGCATTGAAGCTAGGTGGCATGATGAGAGTCACCTCAACAAGTATTTCCTGTATCACAAGCCCACGCGCCTGCTCTCCCCAGAGTACTGCTGGGAAGAAGAGCTAAGCCGGCCCCGTACCATCCAGGTGAAGAGGATGTGCTCTGTGCGGAAGGATGGCAAGAAGTaa